In a genomic window of Flavobacterium sp. KACC 22761:
- a CDS encoding MCP four helix bundle domain-containing protein: MRDLKKYSNKTKAAFILLIVMLIIILSNFNTLENSKKVNENINAIYNDRLVVAHYIFQYSKELHFIKAEAEKLDLSDNIKKNEINHTLDIIHNIDDLYAKTVLTNKEKEHFDIFLASCKEINTQVENKNWSKIAYACEQALKTLESLSEIQIKEGKAKLAAANAMYNDNNSLGQLEIALLIILGGITFYLLIVKKTKRNIKIPEPPSMN, translated from the coding sequence ATGAGAGATTTGAAAAAATATAGCAATAAAACCAAAGCTGCATTTATTTTGCTGATTGTAATGCTGATTATTATTTTGAGCAACTTCAATACGCTTGAAAATTCTAAAAAAGTAAACGAAAACATAAATGCCATTTACAATGACCGATTAGTTGTAGCACATTATATTTTTCAATATTCAAAAGAATTACATTTTATAAAAGCTGAAGCTGAAAAACTCGATTTGAGTGACAATATCAAAAAAAACGAAATCAATCACACTCTTGACATCATTCACAATATTGATGATTTGTATGCCAAAACAGTTTTAACAAATAAGGAAAAAGAGCATTTTGATATTTTTCTGGCTTCATGCAAAGAAATAAATACCCAAGTTGAAAATAAAAATTGGAGCAAAATTGCCTATGCGTGTGAACAAGCTTTAAAAACTTTAGAATCTTTGTCTGAAATTCAAATCAAAGAAGGAAAAGCAAAACTGGCCGCCGCGAATGCAATGTATAATGACAACAATAGTCTTGGACAGCTTGAAATTGCATTGTTGATTATTTTAGGCGGAATCACTTTCTACTTGTTAATAGTAAAGAAAACCAAAAGAAATATCAAAATTCCAGAACCGCCTAGTATGAATTAG
- a CDS encoding DUF2911 domain-containing protein, with amino-acid sequence MKKILIAFAILIAPFASHAQIKTPQASPKAYIKQTVGLTDVEVTYSRPGARGRAVFGNLVPFGKLWRTGANENTIINFSDDVVIDGKTLKKGKYSIYTIPKIESWEIIFYLSTDNWGLPENWSDAYVALRTTVKEEALPTPVETFTIGINGLDQNFAYLEMAWENSHVALKFEVPTAKTATASIEKTLAGPTSNDYYAAAQYLFSSNGNIDTARTYVDKSLDMVTDKPYYILRLKSIIQAKQGDKKGAIETAKASLAAAETANNQDYVKMNKDSIAEWSR; translated from the coding sequence ATGAAAAAAATACTTATTGCATTTGCGATACTAATAGCGCCTTTTGCTTCACACGCACAAATAAAAACACCACAGGCGAGTCCAAAAGCTTACATTAAGCAAACTGTTGGTTTAACTGATGTTGAAGTGACATACTCAAGACCTGGTGCAAGAGGAAGAGCAGTTTTTGGAAATTTAGTTCCGTTCGGGAAATTATGGAGAACGGGAGCTAACGAAAATACGATTATCAATTTTAGTGATGATGTTGTAATTGATGGAAAAACTTTGAAAAAAGGTAAGTACTCGATTTATACGATTCCTAAAATTGAAAGCTGGGAAATTATTTTTTACTTGTCGACAGATAACTGGGGATTGCCAGAAAACTGGAGCGATGCTTATGTAGCATTGAGAACTACAGTTAAAGAAGAAGCATTGCCAACTCCAGTAGAAACTTTTACGATAGGAATTAATGGTTTAGATCAAAATTTTGCTTACTTGGAAATGGCTTGGGAAAACTCTCATGTGGCGCTGAAATTTGAAGTGCCAACAGCAAAAACAGCTACTGCAAGTATCGAAAAAACTTTGGCAGGACCAACATCAAACGATTATTATGCTGCAGCTCAATATTTATTTTCATCTAACGGAAATATTGATACTGCAAGAACTTACGTTGACAAATCTTTAGATATGGTTACTGATAAACCGTATTACATCTTAAGATTGAAATCAATTATTCAAGCTAAGCAAGGTGATAAAAAAGGTGCAATTGAAACTGCAAAAGCTTCATTAGCAGCTGCTGAAACAGCAAACAATCAAGACTATGTAAAAATGAATAAAGACAGTATCGCTGAGTGGAGCAGATAA
- a CDS encoding HAD family hydrolase — translation MIKTVIFDMDGVIVDTEPVHRYAYYKQFSELNIEVSEEMYTSFTGFSTRNTFQTLKGFFPVIDQEVEDLIQRKRSIFNDAFDTKEDLFLLDGVEDLIKDLYANKIQLILASSAAKVTIERVFTRFNLHQYFSHIVSGEDFPQSKPNPAIFNHAASLSIAPKEDCIIIEDSTNGIKAAKAAGIYCVGYRSENSNLQDLSDADLVINHFSELSAQKISQITV, via the coding sequence ATGATTAAAACAGTAATTTTTGATATGGATGGCGTGATTGTCGATACAGAACCCGTTCATCGTTATGCTTATTACAAACAATTTTCAGAATTAAATATTGAAGTTTCAGAAGAAATGTACACTTCATTTACTGGATTTTCAACTCGAAATACTTTTCAGACGCTGAAAGGATTTTTTCCAGTAATTGATCAAGAAGTCGAAGATTTGATTCAAAGAAAAAGAAGCATTTTTAATGATGCTTTTGATACAAAAGAAGATTTGTTTCTGTTAGATGGTGTTGAAGATTTGATTAAAGATTTATATGCGAATAAAATTCAGTTGATTTTAGCTTCATCAGCAGCAAAAGTTACTATTGAGCGTGTTTTTACTCGATTTAATTTGCATCAATATTTTTCGCATATTGTGAGCGGTGAAGATTTTCCGCAATCAAAACCCAATCCAGCGATTTTCAACCATGCCGCTTCTTTGTCAATTGCGCCAAAAGAGGATTGCATTATCATTGAAGATAGCACAAACGGTATTAAAGCAGCAAAAGCGGCAGGGATTTATTGTGTAGGTTACAGAAGCGAGAATTCAAACTTGCAAGATCTTTCAGATGCTGATTTAGTTATAAATCATTTCAGTGAGTTAAGTGCTCAAAAAATATCACAGATCACTGTCTGA
- a CDS encoding tRNA threonylcarbamoyladenosine dehydratase — protein sequence MAEWTERAELLFTKEGLENLQNANVLVVGLGGVGSFAAEFLARAGVGNMTIVDGDVVDITNINRQLPALHSTVGEPKITIVGDRLMDINPELKLTRVKEFLSPERAFEIVSPEFDYVLDCIDSITPKLNLIIAAKRKRVKIISSMGAGGKMLASKVKVADISKTINCYFSKTIRKRLKAAKINKLKVVFSSEIQNEKSLKLTDGKNFKKSFYGTNSYMPGLFGLHAAETVIRYLITNKKE from the coding sequence ATGGCAGAGTGGACAGAAAGAGCCGAGCTTTTATTTACAAAAGAAGGATTAGAGAATTTACAGAATGCTAATGTATTGGTAGTAGGATTAGGCGGTGTTGGGTCATTTGCAGCTGAATTTTTAGCAAGAGCGGGAGTTGGAAACATGACAATTGTTGACGGCGATGTAGTTGATATTACAAACATCAACAGACAATTACCTGCATTACATTCAACTGTTGGCGAGCCAAAAATTACAATTGTTGGTGATCGTTTAATGGATATTAATCCAGAATTGAAACTGACACGTGTAAAAGAATTTTTATCGCCAGAACGTGCCTTCGAAATTGTTTCGCCAGAGTTTGATTATGTTTTGGATTGCATTGACAGTATTACTCCGAAATTAAATTTGATTATTGCAGCAAAACGCAAAAGAGTCAAAATTATAAGCAGCATGGGAGCAGGAGGAAAGATGTTGGCATCTAAAGTAAAAGTTGCAGATATTTCGAAAACAATCAACTGCTATTTTTCAAAAACAATCCGTAAAAGATTGAAGGCAGCGAAAATCAATAAACTAAAAGTGGTTTTTTCATCAGAAATTCAAAACGAAAAAAGTTTAAAATTAACTGACGGAAAAAACTTTAAAAAATCTTTCTACGGAACAAACAGCTACATGCCAGGATTATTTGGACTTCATGCAGCTGAAACAGTAATTCGCTATTTGATTACAAACAAAAAAGAATAA
- a CDS encoding TatD family hydrolase — protein sequence MGFFNFHTHQFTNQSNVLELVNQYPHEFDASIPFYSIGIHPWYILEERLESDLKIIEEKLQTENCLAIGECGLDKRIEQPFEIQISVFEKQLALAEKYKKPVVIHCVAAFQEVIEIKKKLKISVPMIIHGFSKNKQVAEQLLKEGFYISFGKYLLKNPELKTVFQNIPNNKFLLETDTIEEGIQQVYDLAAEYKGLNLKELQEIISSNYKAVFDN from the coding sequence ATGGGATTTTTTAATTTTCATACGCACCAGTTTACAAATCAATCCAATGTATTGGAATTGGTAAATCAATATCCACATGAATTTGATGCATCAATTCCGTTTTATTCCATCGGAATTCATCCGTGGTATATTTTAGAAGAAAGATTGGAATCGGATTTGAAAATTATAGAAGAAAAACTTCAGACAGAAAATTGTTTGGCAATTGGCGAATGCGGATTGGATAAACGAATAGAACAGCCTTTTGAAATTCAGATTTCAGTTTTTGAAAAACAATTGGCTTTGGCCGAAAAATATAAAAAGCCAGTCGTAATTCATTGCGTTGCGGCTTTTCAAGAAGTGATAGAAATCAAAAAGAAATTGAAAATTTCGGTTCCAATGATTATTCACGGATTTTCAAAGAATAAGCAAGTTGCAGAACAATTATTAAAAGAAGGTTTCTACATTTCATTTGGAAAATATCTTCTAAAAAATCCGGAGCTAAAAACGGTTTTTCAGAATATTCCAAATAATAAATTTCTGCTAGAAACTGATACAATTGAAGAAGGTATTCAACAGGTTTACGATTTAGCAGCAGAATATAAAGGTTTAAATTTAAAAGAATTACAGGAGATTATTTCAAGTAATTATAAGGCAGTTTTTGACAATTAA
- a CDS encoding DUF1684 domain-containing protein, with translation MKKVIVLVVLMILNFGYSQKKFSYANVANFQTTINSEYADAKTSPLMEEDLKTFKSLDFYPINEKYFVVAKFEKAKNEKVFEMKTTGTRTPKYIKYGTLSFTLEGKALKLNVYRSIDLSKQEQYKDHLFLPFSDLTCGKESYIGGRYIDLKIPKGNTIVVDFNQAYNPYCAYNHKYSCPLVPLENDLNIEIKAGVKTFH, from the coding sequence ATGAAAAAAGTAATTGTACTTGTTGTATTGATGATTTTGAATTTTGGTTATAGCCAAAAAAAGTTTAGTTACGCAAATGTTGCAAATTTTCAAACTACAATCAATTCCGAATATGCTGACGCTAAGACTAGTCCGTTGATGGAAGAGGATTTGAAGACTTTTAAATCGCTAGATTTTTATCCGATTAATGAGAAATATTTTGTAGTTGCAAAGTTTGAAAAAGCGAAAAATGAAAAAGTTTTCGAAATGAAAACTACAGGAACCAGAACTCCAAAATATATAAAATACGGAACACTGTCTTTTACTTTAGAAGGAAAAGCACTGAAGCTGAATGTTTACAGAAGTATTGATCTTTCAAAACAAGAACAATATAAGGATCATTTATTTTTGCCTTTTTCTGACTTGACTTGCGGAAAAGAAAGCTATATCGGCGGAAGATATATTGATTTGAAAATCCCAAAAGGAAACACAATTGTAGTCGATTTTAATCAGGCTTATAATCCGTATTGTGCTTATAATCATAAGTATTCTTGTCCGCTTGTTCCTTTAGAAAATGATTTGAATATTGAAATCAAAGCAGGAGTTAAAACGTTTCATTAA
- a CDS encoding MFS transporter translates to MLKTALGRYINNFKGFTHEVWILALITFINRAGTMVLPFLSKYLKEDLQFTYGEVGWIMVSFGLGSMLGSWLGGKLSDKIGFYKIMIFSLFTSGILFILLQFVTTFWGLCFAMFVIMAISDMFRPAMFVSLSVYAKPENRVRALSLVRLAVNLGFTAGPALGGLIIIGMGYQGLFWVDGITCMIAISIFAFYIKEKKKPINKENIALSDLPKSIYKDKPFWLLLFISFVTFMVFLQIFSTLPLYHNEKFGLSEFQTGMLLSINGLLVFLLEMPIVSTLERKGVNKIKNIAYGCFFIATGYFILLFDSWVGILVISIVLLTFGEIFSFPFVNAVALSRAPKGQEGQYMGFYTMSFSLAHIVSSKTGLEIIAHYDYQINWFIMGTLGLLALLCCFWLNELVHPKKES, encoded by the coding sequence ATGCTTAAAACTGCCTTAGGTCGCTACATTAATAATTTTAAGGGTTTCACTCACGAAGTTTGGATTCTTGCATTAATTACTTTTATCAATAGAGCAGGAACAATGGTTTTGCCCTTTTTATCTAAATATTTAAAAGAAGACTTACAATTTACTTATGGCGAAGTGGGCTGGATTATGGTTTCCTTTGGATTAGGTTCTATGTTAGGTTCTTGGTTAGGAGGAAAATTGAGTGACAAAATTGGGTTTTACAAAATCATGATTTTCAGCCTTTTTACAAGCGGAATTCTATTTATCTTATTGCAATTTGTCACAACATTTTGGGGATTATGTTTTGCCATGTTTGTAATAATGGCAATTTCAGATATGTTTCGTCCTGCCATGTTTGTGTCACTAAGTGTGTACGCAAAACCAGAAAACAGAGTTCGTGCATTGTCATTAGTACGCTTAGCAGTAAATCTTGGCTTCACTGCTGGTCCGGCATTAGGCGGATTAATAATTATAGGAATGGGATATCAAGGCCTATTTTGGGTTGACGGTATTACTTGTATGATTGCAATTTCAATTTTCGCATTTTATATTAAGGAAAAAAAGAAACCAATAAATAAAGAAAATATCGCTTTATCAGATTTGCCAAAATCCATCTATAAAGACAAACCTTTTTGGTTACTGCTTTTTATCAGTTTTGTTACATTTATGGTTTTTCTGCAAATATTTTCAACTTTGCCTTTATATCATAATGAAAAGTTTGGACTTAGCGAATTTCAAACTGGTATGCTTTTATCTATAAATGGTTTATTAGTATTTCTATTAGAAATGCCAATTGTAAGTACGCTGGAGCGAAAAGGAGTAAATAAAATTAAAAATATTGCTTACGGTTGCTTTTTTATTGCCACTGGCTATTTTATTTTACTGTTTGATTCCTGGGTTGGAATTCTTGTAATTAGTATTGTATTACTCACATTTGGAGAGATTTTCTCTTTCCCGTTTGTGAATGCAGTAGCATTAAGTCGCGCACCAAAAGGACAGGAAGGCCAATATATGGGTTTTTATACCATGAGTTTCAGTCTGGCTCATATTGTCAGTTCTAAAACAGGACTGGAAATTATTGCGCATTATGACTACCAAATCAATTGGTTTATTATGGGAACACTGGGTTTACTAGCATTACTTTGCTGTTTTTGGCTTAATGAATTAGTGCATCCCAAAAAAGAATCATAA
- a CDS encoding BlaI/MecI/CopY family transcriptional regulator, with the protein MQKLTNKEEEIMHILWKLRKAFVKEIQAEITEDQPHYNTLSTIVRNLEEKGFVAHNAFGNTHQYYPIITLEAYSKKYMKTAIDNYFNSSYKNMVSFFAKEEKISAAELREILDMIENPKEEK; encoded by the coding sequence ATGCAAAAGTTAACCAACAAAGAAGAAGAAATCATGCACATTTTATGGAAGCTTAGAAAAGCTTTTGTAAAAGAAATTCAGGCAGAAATTACTGAAGATCAACCGCACTACAATACACTTTCGACTATTGTTCGCAATCTTGAAGAAAAAGGTTTTGTAGCGCACAATGCTTTTGGAAATACGCATCAATATTATCCAATAATTACTTTAGAAGCGTACAGCAAAAAGTATATGAAAACTGCTATTGACAATTATTTCAATAGTTCTTATAAAAACATGGTTTCGTTTTTTGCGAAAGAAGAAAAAATCTCAGCCGCAGAATTACGTGAAATCTTGGATATGATTGAAAATCCAAAAGAAGAAAAATAG
- a CDS encoding M56 family metallopeptidase, whose amino-acid sequence MEALFIYIAKSAGLVVMFFCVYHFLLRKETFFNTNRWFLLAGLGTSVLLPFLVYTKTILVNPTPVSNFVLSQVPLSQTTPKEVFVINWNYVLLAVYGLGFLVLLIKFALDFYSLQSILKGKKIQQQADFKFIDTNENIAPFSYFEYIVYNSSMYTPSELENIIEHEKVHSDQNHTADVLVARIFCLLFWFNPVIWLYKKAIAQNLEFIADKEAAKKLSDKRAYQYTLLKITTHESCIAITNHFYQSLIKKRIVMLNKNQSRKRNSWKYYVVIPALIAFVLFFQVEVIAKERPQTSKKEVSKESNSTDTYKITKATTDQQLKEIAENLKKKHDVEASISDVERNSNNEITAIKVELKKGSEQNQAFMVDGSKAIKDCQIVVTTEDDGSIKIDFVSENLENQIKVVNKERKVEVKNVQNSKVNCDVKTTDNTHTSVTTSSSANSSDNVNTNTSVSVSVNSDNKQGKKFMIFTNGENVSKNLPQLVIVNGVVNKNVTTGDDIAKLNVRSLTLLTEENAIKKYGEEGKNGVLIIDTKN is encoded by the coding sequence ATGGAAGCACTTTTCATATACATAGCAAAATCAGCAGGTTTGGTTGTAATGTTCTTTTGTGTTTATCATTTTTTGCTTCGCAAAGAAACATTCTTTAATACCAATAGATGGTTTTTATTAGCAGGTTTAGGAACCTCGGTTTTATTGCCTTTTTTGGTTTATACCAAAACTATCTTGGTCAACCCTACTCCTGTTTCAAATTTTGTTTTATCACAAGTGCCTCTTTCACAAACTACTCCTAAGGAAGTTTTTGTAATCAACTGGAATTATGTTCTTCTAGCAGTTTATGGCCTCGGTTTTTTAGTCTTATTAATAAAATTTGCCTTAGACTTTTACAGTCTGCAATCTATCTTAAAAGGAAAGAAAATCCAACAACAAGCTGATTTCAAATTTATCGACACCAACGAAAATATTGCTCCCTTCTCCTATTTTGAATACATCGTGTACAACTCATCAATGTACACTCCATCAGAATTAGAGAATATCATAGAGCACGAAAAAGTGCACAGCGATCAAAATCATACTGCAGATGTTTTGGTAGCCCGCATTTTTTGTCTGCTTTTTTGGTTTAATCCAGTGATCTGGCTTTATAAAAAAGCAATCGCTCAAAATCTGGAATTTATTGCTGATAAAGAAGCAGCAAAAAAATTGTCAGACAAAAGAGCTTATCAATACACGCTTTTAAAAATCACAACTCACGAAAGCTGTATTGCAATCACCAATCATTTTTATCAATCATTAATCAAAAAACGAATTGTTATGTTAAACAAAAATCAATCACGAAAAAGGAATTCTTGGAAATACTACGTCGTAATTCCAGCGCTTATAGCTTTTGTTTTATTTTTTCAAGTCGAAGTAATTGCAAAAGAAAGACCGCAAACCAGCAAAAAAGAAGTTTCTAAAGAAAGTAATTCTACAGACACTTATAAAATCACAAAAGCAACTACAGATCAACAGTTAAAAGAAATTGCAGAAAATTTAAAGAAAAAACACGATGTTGAAGCTTCAATTTCCGACGTTGAAAGAAACTCAAACAACGAAATTACTGCTATTAAAGTTGAGTTAAAAAAAGGCTCTGAACAAAATCAAGCTTTTATGGTTGATGGAAGCAAAGCCATTAAAGATTGCCAAATTGTTGTTACAACAGAAGATGACGGATCTATAAAAATTGATTTTGTTTCTGAAAATCTAGAAAATCAGATAAAAGTTGTCAATAAAGAAAGAAAGGTTGAAGTAAAAAATGTTCAAAATTCTAAAGTAAATTGTGATGTTAAAACTACTGATAATACTCATACAAGCGTTACTACAAGTAGTAGCGCAAATTCTAGCGATAATGTAAATACAAATACATCTGTCAGCGTAAGTGTAAATAGTGACAATAAACAAGGCAAAAAGTTTATGATATTTACGAATGGTGAAAATGTTTCTAAAAATTTACCACAATTAGTAATTGTTAATGGAGTTGTGAACAAAAATGTGACCACTGGAGATGATATAGCCAAATTGAATGTTAGATCCTTAACACTTCTTACTGAAGAAAATGCCATAAAGAAATATGGTGAAGAAGGAAAAAATGGTGTTCTTATTATTGATACAAAAAATTAA
- a CDS encoding BlaI/MecI/CopY family transcriptional regulator, translated as MQKLTNKEEEIMHILWKLKKAFVKEIQAEITEEQPHYNTLSTIVRNLEEKGYVNHNAFGNTHQYYPIVSIEEYRKGFMSTAIDNYFNSSYKSMVSFFAKEEKISANELREILAMIENPKEEK; from the coding sequence ATGCAAAAGTTAACCAACAAAGAAGAAGAGATAATGCACATTTTATGGAAGCTTAAAAAAGCTTTTGTAAAAGAAATTCAGGCTGAAATTACTGAAGAACAACCGCATTATAATACGCTTTCGACTATTGTTCGCAATCTCGAAGAGAAAGGATATGTCAATCATAATGCTTTTGGAAATACGCATCAATATTATCCGATCGTGAGTATTGAAGAATACAGAAAAGGCTTTATGAGTACTGCAATTGATAATTATTTCAACAGTTCATATAAAAGTATGGTTTCGTTTTTTGCCAAAGAAGAAAAAATTTCGGCAAACGAATTACGAGAAATCTTAGCAATGATAGAAAATCCAAAAGAAGAAAAATAA
- a CDS encoding M56 family metallopeptidase, protein MEALFTFIIKSGALIALFYFAYYFLLRKETFFTSNRYFLLAGLITSVVLPFVIYTKVVWVDPAPILYSPVVQTATTSVNHDYVSTYNHLPTVEEEPFEINWNLVSLAIYAIGFAAFMLKFAIDFYSLNSVLKGKSIKQQEDFKFVDVTENIAPFSYFDYIVYNSSLYSEAELQSILEHEKVHSDQYHTVDVIISRIFCILFWFNPIIWLYKKAILQNLEFIADNEASKKLSDKKAYQYTLLKITTHETCVAITNHFYQSLIKKRIVMLNKNQSKKWNYWKYYAVIPALAAFVFLFQIKTIAQEKKGAAEKEAVVSKNEDLNIFKITKSTTDQELKDLASKLKKEHNVDLIVSNVKRNGDNEITSIKVQIAKENGTKQIIELNSTKAIKDCNIALNTDDKGSKNITLTTDDQLDHPVVVERQNIIIKDFKGSDDAPDAPARPSAPGMVAPVPPVAPVFPTGPMPPIPAIDMSKIPKAPKAPKNPNDKVAWAQFEKDMKEFEKKMEEWEPQMDAYEKQVDAIMSQREAVFEKQMEQYEIAMQKFNMNMDKFNIDMKMKFGSDSQEYENHMKQYEQDMKDYELDMKQHEKEMKEHAKQMKQHAKDMKQHEKDMKVKEKADKKA, encoded by the coding sequence ATGGAAGCACTTTTCACTTTTATCATCAAATCGGGCGCTTTAATCGCTTTGTTCTATTTTGCTTATTATTTTTTACTGCGAAAAGAGACTTTTTTTACCAGCAACAGGTATTTTTTATTGGCAGGATTGATAACTTCAGTTGTATTGCCTTTTGTGATTTACACAAAAGTAGTTTGGGTAGATCCTGCGCCTATTTTATATTCACCTGTCGTTCAAACAGCAACTACTTCCGTTAATCACGATTATGTTTCAACCTATAATCATTTGCCAACTGTTGAAGAAGAACCTTTTGAAATAAACTGGAATTTAGTTTCATTGGCTATTTATGCCATTGGATTTGCTGCCTTTATGCTAAAATTTGCTATCGATTTTTACAGTTTGAATTCGGTTTTAAAAGGAAAAAGCATCAAGCAACAAGAAGATTTCAAATTTGTTGATGTTACAGAAAATATTGCTCCTTTTTCTTATTTCGATTATATCGTGTACAACTCATCACTGTACAGCGAAGCAGAATTACAAAGCATTTTAGAACATGAAAAAGTGCACAGCGACCAATATCATACAGTCGATGTAATAATTTCTAGGATTTTCTGTATTCTTTTTTGGTTCAATCCAATTATCTGGCTTTACAAAAAAGCAATTCTGCAGAACTTAGAATTTATTGCCGACAATGAGGCTTCAAAAAAATTATCAGACAAAAAAGCGTATCAGTACACGCTTTTAAAAATAACAACACATGAAACTTGTGTTGCAATCACCAATCATTTTTATCAATCATTAATCAAAAAACGAATTGTCATGTTAAACAAAAATCAATCAAAAAAATGGAATTACTGGAAATATTATGCTGTAATTCCGGCGCTTGCAGCTTTTGTATTTTTATTCCAAATTAAAACGATTGCTCAAGAGAAGAAAGGCGCCGCTGAAAAAGAAGCTGTTGTTTCTAAAAACGAAGATCTAAATATTTTCAAAATCACAAAATCAACTACAGATCAAGAACTAAAGGATTTAGCATCAAAATTAAAAAAAGAACACAATGTTGATCTTATCGTTTCGAATGTAAAAAGAAACGGCGATAACGAAATTACAAGCATCAAAGTTCAAATCGCGAAAGAAAATGGCACAAAACAAATCATTGAATTGAACAGCACTAAAGCAATAAAAGATTGCAATATTGCACTAAATACAGATGATAAAGGTTCTAAAAACATTACTTTGACTACTGATGATCAATTGGATCATCCTGTTGTTGTGGAGAGACAAAATATCATAATTAAAGATTTTAAAGGTTCAGATGACGCTCCGGATGCTCCTGCTCGACCAAGCGCACCAGGCATGGTAGCTCCTGTTCCTCCTGTTGCACCAGTTTTCCCAACTGGACCAATGCCTCCAATTCCTGCAATCGATATGTCTAAAATACCTAAAGCCCCTAAAGCTCCTAAAAATCCAAATGATAAAGTAGCATGGGCTCAATTTGAGAAAGACATGAAAGAGTTTGAGAAAAAAATGGAAGAATGGGAACCTCAGATGGACGCTTACGAAAAACAAGTTGATGCAATCATGTCGCAACGTGAAGCCGTTTTTGAAAAACAAATGGAACAATATGAAATTGCTATGCAAAAATTCAATATGAATATGGATAAATTCAATATTGATATGAAAATGAAATTTGGAAGTGATTCTCAAGAATATGAAAACCACATGAAGCAATATGAGCAAGACATGAAAGATTATGAACTTGACATGAAGCAACATGAAAAAGAAATGAAAGAGCATGCAAAACAAATGAAACAGCATGCAAAAGATATGAAGCAACATGAAAAGGACATGAAAGTAAAAGAAAAAGCAGACAAGAAAGCTTAA